A region of the Nocardia asteroides genome:
GCTCAGCTCGGCCGCCGCGACGGCCGCGCGCAGGCGCGAATTCGATTGCCGCAGCAGGTCGTAGGCCTCGGGCACGGTGATGCCGGTGATCGCGAGGGGGTTGAAGCGATCATGGGTGGCGTCGTCGTCGTAGTCGGCGACGGCATCGGCCAGATGCGCGATCCGGCCGAACTCCCACCCTGCCTGCCGCAACGCATCGATATTGCCCGGGCGGTCGGCCAGCACGGCGGTGTGCGCGAAGAACGACGAGGCGCACAGCTGGGTCGGCGCGGTCAAGCGGTCGAGCGGATCGGCCGACGGCCCCATCGCCGAGCGCCAATGCGGCGAAGCGGCAAGCGATTCCGGCTCGAACCCGGCCGACCCCGCCCTGCCCGAACCGCCCACCGCGACTTTCGCCTCCTGCTCCAGTCGCACCTGCGCGTTCAGCGCCGCGACGAGCGGTTCGACGTCGAGACCGATCCGCTCCGCGCCCGCGCGGGCCTCCCGGTCCCAGCGCGTCGCGGCTTTCGCCAGCGGCGCGCGGGCGAGCGCGGCAACCTCGCCGTCGTCCACGTGGTCGCGAATCTTGGCCGCCGCCAACAGTAGTGAGGCGGTGGTGGCGAGCTGAACGCCGGGCGAATCGGCGGTGGCCACCGACGCGCGGCGCATTCCCCGCAGCGGACACGGCGCCGCGGTGGTGCGTGCCGACGAACCGGACTGCGCCTCGGTGAGCATGCTCAGCACCAGCGCGTCCTTGTTGGTGGTGGCGCGGGCGAGCTGACCGTGCCCGTCCCGCAGCCCGAGACACAAACCGCACAGATGCGCACGCCACTCGGCCGCATCGATTCCGTACTTCTGAGCGCCGTGCGCACACGGCCTGAGCAACCCGAACACTTCCGCCCCGTTTCTCCCGGCTCGATCGAATGAGCCGGTCCGCGTTTTGCGAACTCACGCACTGTGGCAGGAGGGAGGCGCGGAAGCAACCAGGGTGGGAAAAAGGCGGGCTACTCGGTCTTCTTCCGGCCCGCCAGGCCGCGCCAGGCCAAGTCGTCCAGCAGGTCGACCGCCTCGGCGACTTCGATGCGGCCACTGGCCAGCCGGTCGGCGATGGCCTCGCCCGCGCCGATCACCGCGACCGCGACAACGTCGAAGTTCGTCCCCGGTTCGGCGTGCTTGGCGCTGGACTCCAGCAGTTTGGCGGTCAGCTCGATGACGCGTTCGCGCGCGTTCTCGATCTCCGAGGCGAACGCCTGCTGGCCGATGGCCTGCCGGTAGAGCACCTGCCAGGAGCGCCGGTTGCGGTCGACGAAACCGAGGAAGCCCTCCAGCGCGGTGCGCACCTGCTCGTGTGGTGTCAACAACGGGTTGCCCGCGGGCGCGACCGATTCGATGAACCGCAGCCCCTCCCGCTGGATGCAGGCACGGAATAGCTCGTCCTTGGAGCCGTAGTACAGATAGAGCATCGGCTTGGAGATCTTCGCCTCGGCGGCGATCGCGTCCATCGACGTGTCGTGGAAGCCTTTACGCGAGAAGACCTCCACGGCGGCGTCGAGCATCTGCTGCTCGCGTACAGCCCGCGGAAGTCGCTTCGTACCGCCCGCCATCAACACTCCTACCACAGGTGAATCTCATATATTACTCCAAGGTAAGTTCCGGCGGTCCGATTTGCTCACCAGTCGCCCGACTCGGCCGTGCGGCGCGCTCAGCAGCGCGGCAGCGCACCCTTGAACGCGGCCATGCGCAACACCGAGGCATCCACCTGCGCCATCGGCAGGCGCCCGCTCGACACGGCCTGCTCCAGCCGGTCGAGCACCTGAGGCACCGCATCGGTGGTGATCCACAGGGCATTGTCCGCGCCGGCGAGCAGCGCGGCTTCGACGGCGTCTTCGATCGACATCCGGCTGGTGATCGCCGCCATGCCGCCGAGATCGTCGGTGAAGATCGGTCCCTGGAACGCGGCGGCGCCGTAACCGGTGCCCTCGCGCAGCAAACGCATCGTTTCCGGGCTGATGCTGGCGGGGACGTCCGGTGTGGTCAGTCCGGGCACGTCCAAGTGACCGACCATGACGGCGGCGCCCGAACCGACCAGGTCGCGGAACGGCGCCAAGTCCACCGTCTGCATCTGCTCCAGCGGCGGGGTGCGCACCGCGCCGGTGTGCGAGTCGCCCGAGGCGGAACCGTGGCCGGGGAAGTGCTTCATCACCGTGCCGACGCCGACCTCGCGCATAGCCCGGACGTAGGCGTCCGCGTAGCGGGTGACCACCGCCGGATCGTCGGAGAAGGAGCGGTCGCCGATGACCGTGTCGTCGGGCTGGGAGCTGACGTCGACATCGGGGGCGAAGTTCACCGTCACGCCGAGGTCCTTCAGCGCCCGACCCCTGGCCAGCGTCGCGCTGTAGTACTGCTCGGGACTCATGGTCTGGGCCGTCTCCCGCGCCGACGGAGCCGGGCCGATCAGGTCGCGCACCCGCGAGACGCGGCCGCCTTCCTCATCGATGGTGACCATCAGCGGTACCTTGGCGGCCTGTGTCACCTGCGTGATCTGCCCGGAACCGAGCAGCGCCTCGTCGGTCCAGCCGCCCACGAAGATGCCGCCGATCTGCTCATCGCGCACCACGCCGGTGGCATCGGCGGCGCCGGTGACGCCGACGGTCAGCAACTGGGCGAGTTTCCCGCGGGTGGTGAACTGCGCGAGGTATCCGGCGTTGCAGTCCGGGGGCGCCGAGCCGGTGGCCGGGATCGCTGCGGTGGTCGCTTCCGGCGTGGTGGTGCTCGACGAGGCCGACTCGGTGGAGCCGCCGTTCGAGCAGGCGGTCGCGACGGCGGCGAGAACGGCGAGGACGAGCAGAGGCGTCTTCCGCATAGAGGCCAACCGTACTCGTCGCGAGGTGCGCGACCGCAGTCGCTCCAGCCCTACCGGGCAGGTAACTCGCGCGCGGCACCGAATGGCCGTCCCGGCGCGGGGCCGCCTCGGAGCGATTTCGTGTCGCCGCCCTCCGGCAGCGCGCCGGCGCCGGCCGCGCGCCGCCTGCCGTCGCTCACGCCCGGACGGGATACACCGGACATCACCGCGGCCGGGTTGGTCGCGGCCCGCGTTCTCGCAGGTGGAAGCCGGAAAACGAGCCGGTTGACGCGCGCCGCCGAGGGTAACCTCATGGTGTCGGCATGCGCCTGCCCAGGAGGTCATCGTGCCCTGCGATCTGATGCTCATCGCCTACGACGGCTCGGAGAACGCCAAA
Encoded here:
- a CDS encoding DUF5685 family protein, coding for MFGLLRPCAHGAQKYGIDAAEWRAHLCGLCLGLRDGHGQLARATTNKDALVLSMLTEAQSGSSARTTAAPCPLRGMRRASVATADSPGVQLATTASLLLAAAKIRDHVDDGEVAALARAPLAKAATRWDREARAGAERIGLDVEPLVAALNAQVRLEQEAKVAVGGSGRAGSAGFEPESLAASPHWRSAMGPSADPLDRLTAPTQLCASSFFAHTAVLADRPGNIDALRQAGWEFGRIAHLADAVADYDDDATHDRFNPLAITGITVPEAYDLLRQSNSRLRAAVAAAELSRVPTVRWMLLDPLTAVLRRLGHGLGTFAAHTCSASPDTEGSPRAEVRARVPGTGSRPPTRRPGVGESLALILGGYCTGYACCADHTQPCTGERKDAWIKNCDCGDCGECDCGCCNCGDCGCCNCNCDC
- a CDS encoding TetR/AcrR family transcriptional regulator, producing the protein MAGGTKRLPRAVREQQMLDAAVEVFSRKGFHDTSMDAIAAEAKISKPMLYLYYGSKDELFRACIQREGLRFIESVAPAGNPLLTPHEQVRTALEGFLGFVDRNRRSWQVLYRQAIGQQAFASEIENARERVIELTAKLLESSAKHAEPGTNFDVVAVAVIGAGEAIADRLASGRIEVAEAVDLLDDLAWRGLAGRKKTE
- a CDS encoding glycoside hydrolase family 3 protein, whose amino-acid sequence is MRKTPLLVLAVLAAVATACSNGGSTESASSSTTTPEATTAAIPATGSAPPDCNAGYLAQFTTRGKLAQLLTVGVTGAADATGVVRDEQIGGIFVGGWTDEALLGSGQITQVTQAAKVPLMVTIDEEGGRVSRVRDLIGPAPSARETAQTMSPEQYYSATLARGRALKDLGVTVNFAPDVDVSSQPDDTVIGDRSFSDDPAVVTRYADAYVRAMREVGVGTVMKHFPGHGSASGDSHTGAVRTPPLEQMQTVDLAPFRDLVGSGAAVMVGHLDVPGLTTPDVPASISPETMRLLREGTGYGAAAFQGPIFTDDLGGMAAITSRMSIEDAVEAALLAGADNALWITTDAVPQVLDRLEQAVSSGRLPMAQVDASVLRMAAFKGALPRC